Proteins co-encoded in one Sinobacterium norvegicum genomic window:
- the thiC gene encoding phosphomethylpyrimidine synthase ThiC, translated as MSSSKLSQTARVDEASIQPFPNSNKLYVEGSRPDIKVPMREIALTSTTVAGPDGSTSLEPNDPVRVYDTSGVYSDPDVQVDIRKGLASIRSNWVLERDDTEELSGDTSDYAQMRAADDSLDELRFDLKRTPRRAKAGRNVTQMHYARQGIITPEMEYIAIRENMTLQHLKERGLVDDQHPGEAFGAEIPDEITPEFVRSEVARGRAIIPNNINHPESEPMIIGRNFLVKINGNIGNSALGSSIEEEVAKLSWGIRWGADTMMDLSTGKNIHETREWIIRNSPVPVGTVPIYQALEKVDGVAENLTWEIFRDTLIEQAEQGVDYFTIHAGVLLRYVPMTAKRVTGIVSRGGSIMAKWCLSHHQENFLYTHFEEICEICKQYDVAFSLGDGLRPGSIADANDEAQFGELETLGELTKIAWKHDVQVMIEGPGHVPMHMIKANMEKQLEHCDEAPFYTLGPLTTDIAPGYDHITSGIGAAMIGWYGCAMLCYVTPKEHLGLPNKDDVKTGIITYKLAAHAADLAKGHPGAQVRDNALSKARFEFRWEDQFNLGLDPDTARSYHDETLPKDSAKVAHFCSMCGPKFCSMKISQEVRDYASVNGVEVAGDSIQILDLDAEMQKKSEEFKQAGSEIYQKV; from the coding sequence ATGTCCAGCAGCAAACTGAGCCAAACCGCACGTGTAGACGAGGCTTCAATCCAACCTTTTCCAAATTCTAATAAGCTTTATGTCGAAGGCAGTCGCCCGGATATCAAAGTGCCGATGCGTGAAATCGCTCTGACCTCGACAACCGTCGCCGGCCCTGACGGCAGCACCAGCCTGGAGCCTAACGACCCCGTACGTGTCTATGATACCTCCGGTGTATACTCTGACCCGGATGTGCAGGTCGATATCCGTAAAGGCTTGGCATCGATTCGCAGCAACTGGGTATTGGAGCGCGACGATACCGAAGAGCTTTCAGGTGACACCTCGGACTATGCTCAGATGCGCGCTGCCGATGACAGCCTCGATGAATTACGTTTTGATTTAAAGCGCACGCCACGTCGAGCCAAGGCTGGTCGGAATGTGACGCAGATGCACTATGCCCGCCAAGGTATTATCACCCCTGAGATGGAATATATTGCCATCCGTGAAAACATGACGCTGCAACATTTGAAAGAGCGTGGCCTGGTCGATGATCAGCACCCCGGAGAAGCCTTCGGCGCCGAGATCCCGGATGAAATCACGCCAGAATTTGTTCGCAGTGAAGTTGCCCGTGGTCGAGCGATTATCCCTAACAACATCAATCACCCGGAGTCGGAGCCAATGATTATTGGCCGTAATTTCTTGGTTAAGATCAACGGCAACATTGGTAATTCGGCGCTGGGTTCTTCGATTGAAGAAGAAGTGGCAAAGCTGAGCTGGGGTATCCGCTGGGGCGCCGATACCATGATGGATTTATCAACGGGTAAAAACATTCATGAAACCCGTGAGTGGATTATTCGCAACTCACCAGTTCCCGTCGGTACTGTGCCTATTTATCAGGCGTTGGAAAAAGTCGATGGCGTGGCGGAAAACCTTACCTGGGAAATCTTCCGCGATACGCTGATTGAACAGGCAGAGCAGGGCGTAGATTACTTCACCATTCACGCCGGCGTACTGCTGCGCTATGTGCCGATGACGGCAAAGCGCGTTACCGGTATTGTTTCTCGCGGTGGCTCTATCATGGCCAAGTGGTGTTTGTCGCACCACCAGGAAAATTTTCTCTACACCCACTTCGAAGAAATTTGTGAAATTTGTAAACAGTACGATGTTGCCTTCTCTTTGGGCGATGGCCTGCGTCCAGGTTCGATTGCCGATGCCAACGATGAGGCGCAATTTGGCGAGCTGGAAACACTGGGCGAGTTGACTAAGATCGCTTGGAAGCATGATGTACAGGTGATGATTGAAGGTCCCGGCCATGTGCCAATGCACATGATCAAGGCCAATATGGAGAAACAGCTTGAGCACTGTGACGAGGCGCCGTTCTATACCTTAGGCCCTTTGACCACAGATATAGCACCGGGTTACGACCACATCACCTCTGGCATTGGTGCCGCTATGATCGGTTGGTATGGTTGTGCCATGCTGTGTTATGTGACACCAAAAGAGCATCTGGGCCTGCCCAATAAAGACGATGTAAAAACCGGCATTATTACCTACAAATTAGCGGCCCACGCCGCCGACTTGGCCAAGGGGCACCCCGGCGCACAGGTACGTGATAATGCGTTATCGAAAGCGCGTTTCGAGTTCCGCTGGGAAGATCAGTTCAATCTGGGTCTGGACCCCGATACTGCCCGCAGCTATCACGATGAAACTCTGCCGAAGGACTCTGCCAAGGTGGCCCATTTCTGTTCGATGTGCGGCCCTAAGTTTTGTTCAATGAAAATCTCGCAGGAAGTACGAGACTACGCCTCGGTCAATGGTGTTGAGGTTGCCGGCGACAGTATTCAAATCCTTGATTTGGATGCTGAGATGCAGAAAAAATCAGAGGAATTTAAACAGGCGGGTAGTGAAATCTACCAAAAGGTTTAA
- a CDS encoding ProQ/FINO family protein produces the protein MPQPIPTKEIIDVTSVFLEVNYPHLFGEDIAPLAIGIYKELCARHPELADAFEYFLGKHTRSVKYHRAVWNNGQPRMRIDLDKNEATETTASERQLSGIVLSKRGVKSDELKALMKVVNQKKRQKEENRRKEMELQQQQQRQLKLMGSEMQRLAGQGLDAAAIKKKTGVQLSERAIAKFLSK, from the coding sequence GTGCCACAGCCAATACCTACCAAAGAAATCATCGATGTAACCTCTGTTTTTCTCGAGGTAAATTACCCCCATTTGTTCGGTGAAGACATCGCTCCGCTGGCGATTGGGATATACAAAGAGCTCTGTGCTCGACACCCAGAATTAGCGGATGCTTTTGAGTACTTCTTAGGTAAGCATACCCGGTCGGTGAAATACCATCGGGCAGTTTGGAATAATGGCCAGCCGCGTATGCGTATTGACCTCGATAAGAACGAGGCCACTGAAACAACGGCCTCAGAGCGGCAGTTGTCTGGCATCGTCCTATCTAAACGTGGTGTTAAGAGTGACGAATTGAAGGCCTTGATGAAGGTTGTTAATCAGAAGAAACGCCAGAAAGAAGAAAACCGACGCAAAGAGATGGAGCTGCAACAGCAACAGCAACGACAGCTGAAGTTAATGGGCAGTGAAATGCAGCGCCTCGCCGGCCAAGGGCTGGATGCAGCAGCGATCAAGAAAAAGACCGGTGTGCAGCTGTCAGAGCGTGCCATTGCTAAATTTCTCAGTAAATAG
- a CDS encoding phosphatidylglycerophosphatase A family protein gives MSEHKKGLPKPEKNLIHYAAFGFGSGLAPKAPGTFGTVAGMAIYWLLLQDLSLTSYIVMLLATTVLGIYLCHKTAADLQVHDHPGIVWDEFVGYWITMLMAPAGMIWLLLGFVYFRIFDILKPWPISWLDKKVGGGFGIMVDDILAGIFALATLQLTAYFLPSLSF, from the coding sequence ATGTCTGAGCATAAAAAAGGGCTGCCTAAGCCTGAGAAAAACTTGATTCACTATGCTGCCTTTGGTTTTGGCAGTGGTTTGGCGCCGAAAGCGCCAGGCACTTTTGGTACTGTTGCCGGCATGGCGATCTATTGGTTGCTGTTGCAGGATTTATCGCTGACCAGCTATATTGTCATGCTGTTGGCGACCACGGTGCTGGGCATTTATCTGTGCCATAAGACGGCGGCCGACTTACAAGTACACGACCACCCCGGGATTGTTTGGGATGAGTTTGTCGGCTATTGGATTACCATGTTGATGGCGCCAGCCGGCATGATTTGGCTGTTGCTGGGTTTTGTATACTTCCGTATTTTCGATATCTTGAAGCCTTGGCCGATTAGCTGGTTAGACAAAAAAGTTGGCGGCGGCTTCGGCATCATGGTCGACGATATTCTGGCCGGTATTTTTGCCCTGGCGACGCTGCAGCTGACGGCATATTTTTTGCCCAGTCTCAGTTTTTAA
- the thiL gene encoding thiamine-phosphate kinase, with protein MDEFDLIKQYFRRQHSCDGVVVDNGDDCAIVELAASERLVFSIDTMVEGRHFLADMAPQDLGYRALATALSDLAAMGAEPRYFTLALTLPAVDHQWLAGFSQGLFELAEQHDMALLGGDTTRGPLTITIQVHGVITDDAYLSRAGAKVDDIIAVTGSIGDAAAGLQLLLREQEAADAFLLSRFLRPTARVAEGQALLPYSCCGIDISDGLLADLGHLVAASEVAAIVDVNALPTSKALGFIDDVDERQRYQLTGGDDYELCVAIAPDRWSQAKAYFAAQGWPLTAVGRIVAANSQADAISLRGSDSEILAQQTGFKHF; from the coding sequence ATGGATGAATTCGATCTCATTAAGCAGTATTTTCGCCGTCAGCATAGCTGTGATGGCGTCGTCGTCGATAACGGCGATGACTGCGCGATTGTCGAGTTAGCGGCCTCGGAGCGTTTGGTGTTCTCTATCGACACCATGGTCGAGGGGCGTCATTTCCTCGCCGATATGGCGCCACAGGACCTCGGTTATCGAGCCCTGGCGACGGCACTGAGTGATCTTGCTGCAATGGGGGCTGAGCCGCGATATTTTACCCTGGCGCTGACGCTTCCCGCTGTCGATCATCAATGGCTGGCCGGGTTTAGTCAGGGGCTTTTTGAGCTCGCCGAGCAACACGATATGGCGCTGCTGGGTGGTGATACCACCAGGGGGCCGCTGACGATTACGATTCAAGTCCACGGAGTGATCACCGACGATGCCTATTTATCCCGTGCTGGCGCCAAGGTTGACGATATTATTGCCGTGACGGGCAGTATTGGCGATGCCGCTGCTGGACTGCAGCTGTTACTGCGTGAGCAAGAGGCTGCCGACGCCTTTCTGTTGTCTCGATTCCTACGGCCGACGGCCAGGGTTGCCGAAGGGCAAGCGCTGCTGCCGTATAGCTGTTGTGGAATCGACATCTCTGATGGCCTATTGGCGGATCTGGGTCACCTGGTGGCCGCCAGTGAGGTGGCGGCAATCGTCGATGTCAATGCACTGCCCACATCGAAAGCACTGGGCTTTATCGATGATGTTGACGAGCGTCAGCGCTACCAATTAACCGGTGGTGATGATTACGAGTTGTGTGTTGCTATTGCACCGGACCGGTGGTCGCAGGCCAAGGCTTATTTTGCCGCCCAGGGCTGGCCACTGACAGCGGTTGGGCGTATTGTCGCTGCGAATAGTCAAGCCGACGCTATTTCTCTGCGCGGCAGCGACAGTGAAATACTAGCGCAACAGACGGGTTTTAAACATTTTTAG
- the nusB gene encoding transcription antitermination factor NusB translates to MSNQSSGKPKPPLSQTRHKARHYAMQGLYQWQMSGTAIHVIEEQFRADYDMSKVDVHYFHDLLDGVAANLAELQELFVPLLDRELKELDQVETALLRLGSYEMLKRTDVPYKVVINEAVGLAKKFGAADSHKYVNSILDKLARKIRTTEIDAEA, encoded by the coding sequence ATGTCAAATCAATCGAGCGGTAAACCAAAGCCCCCCCTGTCACAGACTCGCCACAAGGCACGTCACTATGCGATGCAGGGCTTATATCAATGGCAGATGTCGGGTACGGCGATTCATGTAATCGAAGAGCAGTTCCGCGCTGACTATGATATGAGTAAGGTTGATGTACATTACTTCCACGACCTGCTGGACGGTGTGGCGGCTAATCTGGCCGAACTACAGGAGCTTTTTGTGCCGCTGTTAGATCGCGAACTCAAAGAGCTGGATCAGGTAGAGACCGCTCTGCTTCGCCTTGGCAGCTACGAGATGCTCAAGCGCACCGATGTGCCCTACAAGGTGGTTATTAACGAGGCGGTTGGCTTGGCGAAGAAGTTTGGCGCCGCCGACAGTCATAAATACGTCAACAGTATTCTCGATAAGTTGGCCCGTAAGATCCGCACGACAGAGATCGACGCCGAGGCGTAG
- the ribH gene encoding 6,7-dimethyl-8-ribityllumazine synthase, protein MKDIKTIEGNFVSGEKKRFALVVGRWNSFVVESMLEGALDYLLLHGVNKDNLTIVRCPGAFEIPLTTKKVAATGKYDAIIALGAVIRGGTPHFEYVSGECVKGLSHVNLESEIPVTFGVLTVDTIEQAIERAGTKAGNKGEEAAASALEMVSLLDQL, encoded by the coding sequence ATGAAAGACATAAAAACGATCGAAGGTAACTTTGTCAGCGGTGAAAAGAAACGTTTTGCACTAGTGGTTGGTCGTTGGAACAGCTTTGTTGTTGAGTCCATGTTGGAAGGCGCCCTCGATTATTTGCTGCTTCACGGTGTCAATAAGGACAACTTAACCATCGTCCGCTGTCCGGGTGCGTTCGAAATACCATTGACCACTAAAAAAGTAGCCGCCACCGGTAAATACGATGCCATTATTGCCTTAGGCGCAGTTATTCGCGGTGGTACACCGCATTTTGAATACGTCTCTGGTGAGTGTGTTAAGGGTCTTTCGCACGTTAATCTTGAAAGCGAAATCCCTGTAACCTTCGGTGTATTGACTGTCGATACCATCGAGCAGGCGATTGAGCGTGCCGGCACTAAGGCCGGTAACAAGGGTGAGGAGGCTGCGGCCTCTGCACTTGAAATGGTCAGTTTGTTAGACCAACTGTAA
- the ribBA gene encoding bifunctional 3,4-dihydroxy-2-butanone-4-phosphate synthase/GTP cyclohydrolase II, translated as MALNTAEEIINDIRLGKMVILMDDEDRENEGDIVIAAECVNASDINFMATHARGLICLTLSEERCAKLNLPLMVTENGCQHSTNFTLSIEAATGVTTGISAADRAHTVRTAVARNAVPEDIVMPGHIFPLMAKPGGVLSRAGHTEAGCDLARLAGFEPAAAIVEIMNEDGTMARRPDLEVFAAEHDMKIGTIADLIQYRVANEKTIESISVGEIETDYGSFDLHTFRDTSEGKLHFALVKGEVTVDDPTLVRVHLGATVRDLMCAKIPGKEQGWNIKRCMERVAAAGKGVVLLIDSPESQEDLLASVEVALGNKPKPKLDGGSSQSTYFTVGIGSQILREVGVGKIRLMGPPIKYNAISGFDLEVVEFEPIEPEA; from the coding sequence ATGGCGTTAAATACCGCAGAAGAAATTATTAACGATATCCGTCTCGGTAAGATGGTTATTTTGATGGATGACGAGGACCGTGAAAACGAGGGTGACATTGTCATCGCCGCGGAATGTGTCAACGCCTCCGATATTAACTTTATGGCCACCCATGCCCGGGGCTTGATCTGCCTGACATTAAGTGAAGAGCGCTGTGCCAAGCTAAATCTACCGCTGATGGTTACCGAAAATGGCTGTCAGCACAGCACCAATTTCACCCTGTCTATCGAGGCTGCGACCGGTGTGACCACGGGGATCAGTGCAGCTGACCGTGCGCATACCGTTCGCACCGCAGTGGCACGCAATGCGGTACCAGAAGATATCGTCATGCCCGGTCATATTTTTCCGTTGATGGCCAAGCCCGGTGGTGTATTATCCCGCGCCGGTCACACCGAGGCCGGCTGCGACTTGGCTCGCCTTGCCGGTTTTGAGCCAGCGGCGGCAATTGTTGAAATTATGAACGAAGACGGTACTATGGCCCGTCGTCCAGACTTGGAGGTCTTTGCCGCCGAGCACGATATGAAAATCGGCACCATTGCCGACCTGATTCAATACCGTGTTGCCAACGAAAAGACCATCGAGTCAATCAGTGTGGGTGAGATCGAAACCGACTACGGCAGCTTCGACTTACACACCTTCCGCGATACCAGCGAAGGCAAGTTACACTTTGCCCTGGTCAAGGGTGAGGTGACGGTAGATGATCCGACGCTGGTTCGTGTTCACCTGGGTGCCACCGTACGCGATTTAATGTGTGCAAAAATTCCGGGTAAAGAGCAGGGCTGGAACATCAAGCGCTGTATGGAACGTGTTGCAGCAGCAGGCAAAGGCGTGGTGTTATTGATCGACAGCCCCGAGAGCCAGGAAGATTTATTGGCCAGTGTTGAGGTGGCGCTGGGCAATAAGCCAAAGCCTAAGTTGGATGGCGGCAGCAGCCAGTCGACCTATTTTACCGTCGGTATTGGCTCGCAGATTTTACGGGAGGTCGGCGTTGGTAAGATTCGTCTGATGGGGCCGCCGATTAAATACAATGCGATTTCAGGCTTTGACCTTGAAGTTGTCGAATTTGAACCAATTGAACCGGAAGCTTAA
- a CDS encoding riboflavin synthase, protein MFTGIIESLGSIRQVHRSQGDIKLEISSGELDLSDVHLGDSIAVNGVCLTVTAVKARSFVADVSVETMDYTSIGQLQSGNAVNLEKALMPTSRLGGHIVSGHVDGVGEITERFDDARSIRMWIKAPTDLARYIAHKGSITVDGVSLTVNKIDGSRFELNIIPHTAERTLLPSYRPGRRVNLEVDVIARYLERLLTADKDSEAASEGVTLAKLAESGFLK, encoded by the coding sequence ATGTTTACAGGAATTATCGAATCACTGGGCAGTATTCGCCAAGTACACCGCAGTCAGGGGGATATTAAGCTAGAAATATCCAGTGGTGAACTGGATTTGAGCGATGTGCATCTGGGAGATTCTATCGCCGTCAATGGTGTTTGCCTCACGGTTACAGCAGTAAAGGCTCGGAGTTTTGTTGCCGACGTCTCGGTCGAGACCATGGACTACACTAGTATCGGTCAGTTGCAGAGTGGCAATGCGGTCAACCTAGAAAAAGCACTGATGCCGACCAGTCGCCTGGGCGGTCACATTGTCAGCGGCCATGTCGACGGCGTCGGCGAGATTACTGAGCGGTTTGATGATGCTCGCTCTATCCGGATGTGGATCAAGGCACCGACGGATTTAGCGCGGTATATTGCCCACAAGGGGTCGATCACCGTCGATGGTGTCAGTTTGACGGTCAATAAGATCGATGGTTCGAGGTTTGAATTGAATATAATTCCCCATACCGCCGAGCGAACGTTGCTGCCTTCTTATCGTCCTGGGCGCCGCGTAAACCTTGAGGTAGACGTGATCGCACGATATTTAGAGCGACTGTTAACCGCGGATAAAGACAGTGAGGCGGCGAGCGAGGGTGTCACTTTGGCCAAGCTTGCCGAGAGTGGGTTTTTAAAGTAG
- the ribD gene encoding bifunctional diaminohydroxyphosphoribosylaminopyrimidine deaminase/5-amino-6-(5-phosphoribosylamino)uracil reductase RibD — MTNARDQYYMAEAIALAKKGLMTTSPNPRVGCVLVKDDVVVGRGYHLRAGEGHAEVNALADAGVNAQGCTAYVTLEPCSHTGRTGPCCQALANAGVARVVVAMQDPNPQVGGSGLQYLRDQGIAVDVGVLEQQARALNPGFIRRMTHGLPLVTAKLASSVDGRTAMASGESQWITGPAARTQVQQLRARSCAIITGIGSILLDDSSLTLRRDELGLDAELSEQVVRRQPIRVVLDSRLRMPLSAKILRQTGRTIIAYHYADAERLEALSNAGAELVQLPLRDGHVDGLALLRWLAEQQQCNEVLLETGSQLAGGWLQQGLIDRLKIFMAPKLLGSQARPLFTLPLAAMSEQVELAIDDIRAVGDDWLISAAPVYSTPL; from the coding sequence ATGACTAATGCCCGTGATCAATACTATATGGCCGAGGCAATTGCACTGGCCAAAAAAGGCTTGATGACGACATCACCCAACCCTCGAGTAGGTTGTGTTTTAGTTAAAGACGATGTGGTTGTGGGGCGTGGCTATCACCTGCGCGCCGGTGAAGGTCATGCCGAGGTTAACGCACTGGCTGATGCTGGCGTTAATGCCCAAGGCTGCACTGCTTATGTGACACTTGAACCCTGCAGCCATACCGGCAGAACAGGCCCCTGTTGTCAGGCGCTGGCTAATGCCGGTGTTGCTCGGGTGGTGGTGGCCATGCAAGACCCCAATCCGCAGGTGGGTGGCAGCGGCCTGCAATACCTACGCGACCAAGGGATTGCCGTTGACGTTGGCGTTTTGGAACAACAGGCCAGAGCATTAAACCCGGGCTTTATTCGTCGCATGACGCATGGCCTTCCTCTGGTGACGGCAAAGTTGGCCAGCAGTGTCGATGGTCGGACGGCGATGGCCAGCGGTGAAAGCCAGTGGATTACTGGGCCGGCGGCACGCACTCAGGTACAGCAGTTGCGCGCCAGAAGCTGCGCCATTATCACCGGTATCGGCAGTATATTGCTGGATGATTCCTCGTTGACGTTACGCCGTGACGAGCTGGGCTTGGATGCCGAATTAAGTGAGCAGGTGGTTCGACGTCAGCCTATCCGAGTGGTGCTGGATAGTCGTTTACGGATGCCGCTGAGTGCGAAAATTTTGAGGCAAACAGGGCGCACAATTATCGCCTATCATTATGCGGACGCAGAGCGGCTGGAGGCGTTGTCCAATGCTGGTGCCGAGTTAGTGCAGTTGCCGCTGCGAGATGGTCATGTCGATGGCTTAGCGCTGTTGCGCTGGCTGGCAGAACAGCAACAGTGTAATGAGGTGTTGTTGGAGACCGGCAGTCAGTTGGCTGGAGGTTGGTTGCAGCAGGGCTTGATTGATCGACTGAAAATTTTCATGGCGCCCAAGCTGCTGGGGAGCCAAGCCCGACCATTGTTTACTTTACCGTTGGCGGCAATGAGTGAGCAGGTTGAATTGGCCATTGACGATATCAGAGCTGTCGGCGACGACTGGCTTATCAGTGCCGCGCCGGTTTATTCGACGCCTTTATAG
- the nrdR gene encoding transcriptional regulator NrdR: protein MRCPFCFEAETKVIDSRLVAEADQVRRRRECLSCSERFTTYEVAELLMPRIIKGDGTREPFNEDKLRFGILKALEKRPVDMESIEAAIAKIKHQLQATGEREIDARSVGERVMNTLRSLDHVAYVRFASVYRDFQDLDEFRREIDSLSADGSKND from the coding sequence ATGCGCTGCCCGTTCTGCTTTGAAGCTGAAACCAAGGTTATCGATTCCCGCCTCGTTGCCGAGGCTGATCAAGTACGCCGCCGCCGCGAGTGTTTAAGTTGTAGCGAGCGTTTTACCACCTATGAAGTGGCCGAGCTGTTAATGCCTCGGATTATCAAGGGTGACGGTACCCGTGAGCCATTCAATGAGGATAAGCTTCGCTTTGGTATCTTGAAAGCGTTGGAAAAACGGCCCGTCGATATGGAATCGATAGAGGCTGCCATCGCCAAAATTAAGCACCAGCTGCAGGCCACCGGTGAGCGCGAAATTGATGCCCGCTCGGTCGGCGAAAGAGTGATGAATACCCTGCGCTCGCTCGATCATGTTGCCTATGTTCGCTTCGCCTCGGTTTATCGTGATTTTCAGGATCTCGATGAGTTCCGTCGCGAGATCGACAGCCTGTCTGCCGATGGCAGTAAAAATGACTAA
- the glyA gene encoding serine hydroxymethyltransferase: protein MFSKDMKIADFDPELQAAMDAEVVRQEEHIELIASENYATPRVFEAQGSALTNKYAEGYPGKRYYGGCEHVDVVETLAIERAQELFGAGYANVQPHSGSQANAAVFMALLQPGDTVLGMSLDEGGHLTHGAKVSFSGKIYNAVQYGLNAETGEIDYDQVEAMAVEHKPKMIIAGFSAYSMVADWARFREIADKVGAYLMVDMAHVAGLIAAGVYPNPVPFADVVTSTTHKTLGGPRGGIILTKGGDEAIEKKLNSAVFPGGQGGPLMHVIAAKAVCFKEAMSDDYKAYQQQVVLNAQAMAKVLIERGFDVVSGGTKNHLFLLSLIKQDITGKEADAALGLANITVNKNSVPNDPRSPFVTSGLRIGSPSVTRRGFNEADCAALAGWIADILDNMGDQAVIDGVKAKVLEICNRLPVYEK from the coding sequence ATGTTTAGTAAAGATATGAAGATTGCTGATTTTGACCCTGAACTTCAGGCTGCTATGGACGCCGAAGTTGTTCGTCAAGAAGAACATATTGAGCTGATTGCCTCAGAGAACTACGCCACGCCGCGTGTTTTTGAAGCTCAAGGCTCTGCATTAACCAACAAGTATGCCGAAGGTTACCCCGGCAAGCGTTACTACGGCGGTTGCGAACACGTCGATGTTGTCGAAACGCTGGCCATTGAACGTGCACAGGAGTTGTTCGGTGCCGGTTACGCCAACGTTCAGCCGCACTCTGGCTCACAGGCTAACGCCGCCGTGTTCATGGCGCTGCTTCAGCCCGGCGATACAGTGCTAGGTATGAGCTTGGACGAAGGTGGGCACCTGACCCACGGCGCCAAAGTGAGCTTCTCTGGCAAAATATACAATGCGGTACAGTATGGCCTAAACGCTGAGACTGGCGAGATCGATTACGATCAAGTTGAGGCAATGGCTGTTGAGCACAAACCGAAGATGATTATCGCCGGCTTCTCTGCCTATTCGATGGTCGCTGATTGGGCACGTTTCCGCGAGATTGCGGATAAGGTCGGTGCTTATTTGATGGTAGATATGGCGCACGTTGCCGGTCTTATTGCCGCAGGTGTCTATCCCAACCCTGTACCGTTTGCCGATGTCGTGACCTCGACCACCCACAAGACGCTTGGCGGTCCACGCGGCGGTATTATTCTGACCAAGGGTGGCGACGAAGCGATTGAGAAGAAGCTTAACTCTGCTGTCTTCCCCGGCGGTCAAGGCGGTCCATTAATGCATGTTATCGCCGCGAAAGCAGTATGCTTTAAAGAAGCGATGAGCGATGACTACAAGGCGTATCAGCAGCAGGTTGTGCTAAACGCTCAGGCAATGGCCAAGGTATTGATCGAACGTGGCTTTGATGTGGTTTCCGGCGGCACCAAGAACCACCTGTTCTTGCTCAGCCTGATCAAGCAAGACATCACCGGTAAAGAAGCTGATGCGGCGCTGGGTCTGGCCAATATCACGGTCAACAAAAACTCGGTACCAAACGACCCGCGTTCACCGTTTGTCACCAGTGGTCTGCGTATCGGCTCTCCGTCAGTGACGCGCCGTGGTTTTAACGAGGCAGACTGTGCCGCTCTGGCGGGCTGGATTGCTGATATCCTCGATAATATGGGTGATCAAGCGGTAATCGATGGTGTTAAGGCCAAGGTACTTGAAATTTGTAACCGCCTACCGGTTTACGAAAAGTAA